The following proteins are encoded in a genomic region of Alistipes shahii WAL 8301:
- a CDS encoding helix-turn-helix domain-containing protein, with translation MAIIINIDVMMAKRKMSLGELAERVDITPANLSILKNGKAKAIRFSTLEAICRELDCQPGDIIEYRPEETQKQ, from the coding sequence ATGGCGATAATCATAAACATAGACGTAATGATGGCCAAACGCAAGATGTCGCTCGGCGAACTGGCCGAACGGGTCGACATCACGCCCGCCAACCTCTCGATCCTCAAGAACGGGAAGGCCAAGGCCATCCGGTTTTCCACGCTCGAAGCGATCTGCCGCGAGCTGGACTGCCAGCCGGGTGATATCATCGAATACCGCCCCGAAGAGACACAGAAACAATAA
- a CDS encoding DUF2975 domain-containing protein produces MQNKKSLLQRLLVIYITFFIVLVASIAHGILPNFSRGAAEGAELGNDIAEKWKSGVPRMIYMLGDIRVTGQPETAVEIAAAPGVEIKANVRKLALVVEQNAPGTSPLGLAFRSIGGSAWLYALVMLCPLLYLAIIVLMFVIIHSLRRSIREERTLDKRNVWYLRAIGMLTIVTELISDTVDWVMNSRAAELLAGSGYTVDAGFHVSYAMIIMGILILFAAEVFAIGQNLSEEQKLTI; encoded by the coding sequence ATGCAGAACAAAAAATCGCTCCTGCAACGCCTGCTGGTCATTTACATTACGTTTTTCATCGTACTCGTGGCAAGCATCGCCCACGGAATCCTGCCCAATTTCTCGCGGGGCGCGGCGGAAGGCGCGGAACTCGGTAACGACATCGCCGAAAAGTGGAAATCCGGCGTGCCGCGCATGATCTACATGCTGGGCGACATCCGGGTGACGGGACAACCCGAAACGGCTGTCGAAATCGCCGCGGCGCCGGGCGTGGAAATCAAAGCCAACGTCCGCAAACTCGCCCTGGTCGTCGAGCAGAACGCCCCGGGCACATCCCCGCTGGGGCTGGCATTCCGTTCGATCGGCGGCAGCGCATGGCTCTATGCGCTGGTTATGCTCTGCCCGCTTCTCTATCTGGCCATCATCGTACTGATGTTCGTGATCATCCACTCGCTGCGCCGCTCGATCCGCGAAGAGCGCACGCTCGACAAACGCAACGTCTGGTATCTGCGCGCAATCGGCATGCTGACGATCGTCACCGAACTGATCAGCGACACTGTGGACTGGGTGATGAACAGCCGCGCCGCCGAACTGCTCGCCGGAAGCGGATACACCGTCGACGCGGGTTTCCACGTCTCCTACGCAATGATCATCATGGGTATCCTGATCCTTTTCGCCGCCGAGGTCTTCGCCATCGGCCAGAATTTGAGCGAGGAGCAGAAACTGACCATCTAA